A region of Moorena producens PAL-8-15-08-1 DNA encodes the following proteins:
- a CDS encoding DUF29 domain-containing protein, protein MPLTSCLLPLASCLMKSKIPDLKELYETEYDQWLTETVMLLKNRQLEGLDYENLIEELEALGRSERNAVKSLLLQIIIHLMLYQYWESEMEINRNHWAGDIITFRVQLEDKITTNLRNYLGDELPKIYQNALLIVQKKTQLTALPEQCPYSFEQLLDKHWFPNQ, encoded by the coding sequence TTGCCTCTTACCTCTTGCCTCTTGCCTCTTGCCTCTTGCCTTATGAAATCTAAAATACCTGACTTAAAAGAACTTTATGAAACCGAGTACGATCAGTGGTTAACTGAAACAGTTATGCTCCTGAAAAATCGTCAATTGGAAGGGTTAGATTATGAAAACTTAATCGAGGAATTAGAAGCATTGGGACGCAGTGAAAGAAATGCTGTTAAAAGTTTACTGTTGCAGATAATCATTCATCTAATGCTGTACCAATATTGGGAATCCGAGATGGAGATAAATCGGAATCACTGGGCAGGGGATATTATTACCTTTCGGGTGCAACTAGAGGATAAAATTACCACTAATCTCCGCAATTACTTAGGGGATGAATTGCCCAAAATTTATCAAAATGCTTTATTGATTGTCCAGAAAAAAACTCAGCTTACTGCTCTACCTGAACAATGTCCTTATTCGTTTGAGCAGTTACTGGATAAGCATTGGTTTCCTAATCAATAG
- a CDS encoding HigA family addiction module antitoxin, with amino-acid sequence MTTKFPPITPGEILLEEFIKPFGISQNQLAEDIHVPVTQINAIVNGKKTITTDTALRLARYFGTTPHFWLNLQQHYELELAEATLGDQILKTIKPLASIAANDHEG; translated from the coding sequence ATGACTACCAAATTTCCCCCTATTACTCCCGGTGAAATTCTTCTAGAAGAATTTATCAAACCATTCGGCATCAGCCAGAATCAACTGGCTGAGGATATCCATGTACCGGTAACACAGATCAATGCCATCGTAAACGGCAAAAAAACCATTACTACCGATACAGCCCTGAGGCTAGCCAGATACTTCGGTACTACTCCCCACTTTTGGTTGAACCTCCAACAACATTATGAGCTTGAACTAGCCGAAGCAACCCTGGGTGATCAGATTTTGAAAACGATCAAACCCCTCGCTTCTATTGCGGCAAATGACCATGAAGGGTAA
- a CDS encoding tetratricopeptide repeat protein codes for MSTMLTSNSTKFKSDEEESYLRLKRDLSWREGFGILFVRCTPVQEKIIIEEIKQDINEKTVDVLKLDYSSYNLYDLIEEKVKENPIDILFISGLEKSLALDDYIKRTLENPKKAYQREALASLLGHLNWQRERFRDDFNCCLVFTVRKYTLRYLVRRAPDFFDWRSGVIEFPVDRDIDLLQYYTPFQADIEQQKPQDVSQDIVHSSDEYYDLLKKLLLLEYENDGDLQAIHDVVESNADKLDSSFAKILEQWLLNTCAELNPEEKEAIAGIVESLCLDISEFPGRRANAIEIAITGLETVLQLRPRETLSEEWAKTLNYIGAVYSYRIVGDKADNLEKAIAFYQQALRVRTFEAFPEDWAMTQNHLGIAYYLRIKGEKAQNIEKAIACFQQAFTVYTFEAFPEDWAMTQNHLGIAYYYRIKGEKAQNIEQAITCYQQALRVRTFEAFPKDWARTQYNLGNVYRKRIKGEKAHNIEDAIACYQKALTVRTFEAFTQDWARTQIHLGNAYFKRIKGHKIQNFKLAIAYIEEAFTVLTFQDFIESLPRGNRKFILKLTYIISTIVSKLKKLLGFAKTR; via the coding sequence ATGAGTACAATGCTGACATCCAATTCAACAAAATTTAAATCAGATGAAGAAGAATCTTATCTGAGGTTAAAACGCGATTTATCTTGGCGTGAAGGCTTTGGAATTTTATTTGTGCGGTGTACTCCTGTACAAGAAAAAATAATTATTGAAGAAATTAAACAAGATATTAATGAGAAAACCGTTGATGTTTTAAAGCTAGACTATTCTAGTTATAATTTATATGATTTGATTGAGGAAAAGGTTAAAGAAAATCCCATCGATATTTTATTTATTAGTGGCCTTGAAAAGTCTTTAGCCTTAGACGATTATATTAAACGTACCCTTGAAAACCCTAAAAAAGCGTATCAAAGAGAGGCTTTAGCCAGCTTATTAGGTCATCTCAATTGGCAACGGGAACGATTTAGAGATGATTTTAATTGCTGCTTAGTGTTTACCGTCAGAAAATATACTTTAAGGTATTTAGTTCGTCGTGCTCCTGATTTTTTTGATTGGCGTTCTGGAGTAATCGAATTTCCTGTAGATAGAGATATTGATTTGCTTCAATATTATACTCCCTTTCAAGCTGATATTGAGCAGCAAAAACCGCAGGACGTATCTCAAGATATAGTTCATAGTAGTGACGAGTATTATGACTTGTTGAAAAAGCTACTCTTACTAGAGTATGAAAATGATGGCGATTTACAAGCTATTCATGATGTTGTTGAATCTAATGCGGATAAATTAGATAGCTCTTTTGCAAAAATTTTAGAACAGTGGCTCCTTAATACTTGTGCTGAACTAAATCCTGAAGAAAAAGAAGCAATTGCCGGAATAGTAGAAAGTCTTTGTCTTGATATTTCAGAATTTCCAGGAAGAAGGGCAAATGCTATAGAAATAGCCATTACTGGATTAGAAACTGTTTTACAATTACGTCCCCGGGAAACTCTATCAGAAGAATGGGCGAAAACTCTCAATTATATTGGTGCTGTTTATAGTTATCGTATTGTTGGGGACAAGGCTGATAATTTAGAAAAAGCGATTGCTTTTTACCAACAGGCTCTTAGAGTCAGAACCTTTGAGGCTTTTCCTGAAGATTGGGCAATGACACAAAATCATCTCGGTATTGCTTACTATCTCCGAATCAAAGGTGAGAAAGCACAGAATATAGAAAAAGCGATCGCTTGTTTCCAACAGGCTTTTACCGTTTATACCTTTGAGGCATTTCCTGAAGATTGGGCAATGACGCAAAATCATCTCGGTATTGCTTACTATTACCGCATCAAAGGTGAGAAAGCACAGAATATTGAACAAGCAATCACTTGTTACCAACAGGCTCTTAGAGTCAGAACCTTTGAGGCTTTTCCCAAAGATTGGGCAAGGACGCAATATAATCTCGGAAATGTTTATCGTAAGCGCATCAAAGGTGAGAAAGCACATAATATAGAAGATGCGATCGCTTGTTACCAAAAGGCTCTTACCGTCAGAACCTTTGAGGCTTTTACCCAAGATTGGGCAAGGACACAAATTCATCTCGGTAATGCTTACTTTAAACGAATCAAAGGTCACAAAATCCAGAATTTTAAACTGGCGATTGCTTATATCGAAGAAGCTTTTACAGTCCTAACATTTCAGGATTTTATCGAAAGTTTGCCCAGGGGAAACAGGAAATTTATATTAAAACTTACATATATAATCTCAACAATAGTATCAAAACTGAAGAAACTTTTAGGGTTTGCAAAAACTCGTTGA
- a CDS encoding ATP-binding protein, whose protein sequence is MYKVPKVSLLPTPYSLLPTPYSLLPASCFLLPKKNPLYTSTPMSLIKKIYNKFQPFYPLPANDPAYVNCSEVRGDDNIFREIGKTILFSDQATCQLYTGHRGVGKSTELLRLEDYLQKNGCFVVYFPATEGDIDEIDAQYTDILLACTRNILEKLKDYAAPNPLLNWLEYRWTELKDLALSEVEFEKLTVEAQIQIFSKLTTTLRRNPSSRETIRKQVDNYSVSLITALNEFIEDAQHKLPEEKSNIVVIADNLDRIIPLEKGNDRTSHEEIFLDYSSQLTALNCHVVYTVPISLAYSSQATELRNIYGTPQVLPMIMVKNRDNKPYSQGLDKLKEVIEKRIHLVDSTLDIDTQIFDSQDSRIELCAMTGGHVRELMLLMQSVMRYIDDFPITTKIVRRAVSDARDSTYRNAVSSEEWQKLAEVSLSKTIHNDEEYRSLLFRRCVLEYREFDAEDNPVSWYDVHPLIEGTSEFKSALDELRRVR, encoded by the coding sequence TTGTATAAAGTTCCAAAAGTCTCCCTACTCCCTACTCCCTACTCCCTACTCCCTACTCCCTACTCCCTACTCCCTGCTTCCTGCTTCCTGCTCCCTAAAAAAAATCCTTTATACACATCAACCCCCATGAGCTTAATCAAAAAAATCTACAATAAATTTCAACCATTTTATCCCTTACCAGCCAACGATCCAGCTTATGTAAACTGTAGTGAAGTCAGGGGCGATGACAATATTTTCAGAGAAATTGGTAAAACTATCCTCTTTTCAGACCAAGCGACTTGTCAACTTTATACTGGACATCGGGGTGTAGGGAAGTCAACGGAGTTATTGCGTCTGGAAGATTATTTACAGAAGAATGGCTGCTTTGTGGTTTATTTTCCAGCAACGGAAGGAGATATTGATGAAATCGATGCTCAATATACAGATATCCTTTTAGCTTGTACTCGTAATATTTTAGAGAAACTTAAAGATTATGCTGCTCCTAATCCGTTATTAAATTGGCTAGAGTATCGGTGGACTGAATTAAAGGATTTGGCGTTATCGGAGGTAGAATTTGAAAAATTAACGGTTGAAGCTCAAATTCAGATTTTTAGTAAATTGACTACAACCTTACGACGAAATCCTAGTAGCCGTGAAACCATTAGAAAACAGGTTGATAATTATAGTGTATCGTTGATTACAGCGTTAAATGAATTTATTGAAGATGCTCAACATAAATTACCTGAGGAAAAATCCAACATAGTTGTGATAGCAGATAACTTAGATAGAATAATACCCCTGGAAAAAGGGAATGACAGAACAAGTCACGAGGAAATATTTCTTGATTATAGCAGTCAATTAACAGCTTTGAATTGTCACGTAGTTTATACAGTGCCAATTTCCTTAGCCTATTCCAGTCAAGCGACTGAATTAAGAAATATTTATGGTACTCCTCAAGTGTTACCAATGATTATGGTAAAAAACCGTGACAACAAACCCTATTCACAAGGATTAGATAAATTAAAAGAAGTTATTGAAAAAAGGATTCACTTAGTTGACTCTACTCTTGATATTGATACACAAATCTTTGATAGTCAAGACAGTCGCATTGAGCTTTGTGCTATGACTGGTGGTCATGTCCGAGAGTTGATGCTATTAATGCAGTCAGTAATGCGTTATATTGATGATTTCCCGATTACTACAAAAATAGTGAGGCGGGCAGTTAGTGATGCTAGAGATAGCACCTATCGTAATGCGGTTAGTTCTGAAGAATGGCAAAAATTAGCTGAAGTTTCTCTTTCCAAGACTATCCATAATGATGAAGAATATCGTAGTTTGCTATTCCGTCGTTGTGTATTGGAATATCGAGAGTTTGATGCAGAAGATAATCCTGTAAGTTGGTATGATGTTCACCCTTTAATTGAAGGGACATCTGAATTTAAATCTGCTCTTGATGAGTTGCGTAGGGTGCGTTAG
- a CDS encoding DEAD/DEAH box helicase, protein MATLHGSWISGETNGHLFIWGETWRTKAQILTTANEMSCHPFAMTEEELTSFLESHRLSIGQFLEVSEKSRSGSRKRAAQQHHHPWQSQIVLLPTEPSSKGEPGYPVLSSKVFLDSADDSPDDSPEGGQWELQPWQVQGVSLEPMAAVRFLQALPLGSFEVSDGYLGGELRFWSQVMRWSLDLLNRGKFLPGVYRLPDGKVRACWQPLVDSTTDQVRLETYIKLMPSACCAYSQEVSSPQLTLQPATDLVKAQELLLGFLSSVVNTQVRNFVKGESVPVVDSPMVEWLRSLSSNSDNSETLALESTTLGRLAAALSTWNTPVQQNLVTPTSKRLRQNLFRTCFILKPPTSDQENWGLAYGLQAVDDPDLVVDAETIWNYSGERLEINQRTIEQPQETFLKGLGLATRLYPPIEPSLHQPRPEFCELTIVDVYEFIRASAWRLQNNGLGIVLPPGLKPGTGAKRLGISLVAEVPPQKKNQRLGLQSLLKFKWQLAIGDKTISKREFNRLMALKSPLVEVDGEWMALQPSDVRAAQEMFKGSTDNMTLSVEDALRITTGDNNTLAKLPVVKFEASGALQELITNLQGNQSLEPIPQPASFQGQLRPYQARGMGWLAFLERWGLGACLADDMGLGKTAQLIAFLLHLQEEGTLNGPCLVVCPTSVLGNWEREVRKFAPSLKTIVHHGDKRSKGKAFAKAVKTKQVIITSYSLVHRDATTLDGVEWQGVVLDEAQNIKNPSAKQSQAVKQLSTSFRIALTGTPVENRLSELWSIIDFLNPGYLGDRQFFQRRFAVPIEKFGDRDSLQTMRSLVQPFILRRLKTDKSIIQDLPEKQEMNVFCGLSAAQATVYQQLVDDSLAQIEEAEGIKRKGMILTLLLRLKQLCNHPALLESKGKKTKGKTGDNSLMSSQQSGKLRRLEEMLDEAISEGDRGLIFTQFSEWGKLLKPYLEHKFGKEVLFLYGATRKKQREEMIDRFQNDPDGPSIFILSLKAGGTGLNLTRANHVFHVDRWWNPAVENQATDRVFRIGQKRNVQVHKFICTGTVEEKINDIIESKKQLAEQTVDAGEDWLTEMNTEQLRDLVLLDRSAVIDD, encoded by the coding sequence ATGGCAACGTTACATGGCAGTTGGATATCTGGGGAAACTAATGGTCATCTATTTATTTGGGGAGAAACCTGGCGCACGAAGGCGCAGATATTAACTACTGCCAATGAGATGTCATGTCACCCGTTTGCCATGACTGAGGAAGAATTGACGTCTTTTTTAGAGTCTCATCGTCTGTCCATCGGTCAATTTTTAGAGGTGTCTGAAAAGTCCCGTTCAGGTAGTCGTAAGCGTGCAGCTCAACAGCATCACCATCCCTGGCAGTCTCAAATTGTTCTGTTACCTACTGAACCATCATCCAAAGGTGAGCCAGGTTATCCAGTGCTGTCTAGCAAAGTGTTTTTAGATAGTGCAGACGATAGTCCAGACGATAGTCCAGAGGGTGGCCAGTGGGAATTGCAACCATGGCAAGTGCAAGGGGTAAGTCTGGAACCGATGGCAGCGGTAAGATTTCTCCAAGCTTTACCCCTTGGCTCTTTTGAAGTCTCAGACGGCTACCTGGGAGGGGAGTTGCGTTTTTGGTCTCAGGTAATGCGCTGGAGCTTGGATCTGCTGAATCGGGGTAAGTTTTTACCAGGAGTGTACCGATTGCCTGATGGTAAGGTAAGGGCTTGCTGGCAACCTCTGGTTGATAGTACTACGGATCAAGTCCGTCTAGAAACGTATATCAAGCTCATGCCCTCGGCTTGCTGTGCTTATTCACAAGAGGTTAGTTCTCCACAGTTGACCCTTCAACCTGCAACCGATTTGGTTAAGGCTCAGGAATTGCTACTGGGATTCTTGAGTAGTGTGGTTAATACACAGGTGCGGAATTTTGTCAAGGGTGAGTCGGTGCCAGTAGTAGATTCACCGATGGTGGAATGGTTGCGATCGCTTTCTTCTAATTCAGATAATTCAGAAACCCTAGCCCTAGAGTCAACAACCCTAGGTCGATTAGCCGCAGCCCTCTCGACTTGGAACACTCCGGTGCAACAGAATTTAGTGACACCGACGTCTAAGAGGTTGAGGCAAAATCTGTTTCGCACTTGTTTTATCCTGAAACCTCCTACCTCTGACCAAGAAAATTGGGGCTTGGCCTATGGCTTACAAGCGGTTGATGACCCAGACCTGGTGGTGGATGCTGAGACAATCTGGAATTACTCCGGAGAGCGATTGGAGATTAACCAGCGAACTATTGAACAACCTCAGGAAACGTTCCTGAAAGGGTTAGGATTAGCGACTCGACTCTATCCTCCCATCGAACCTAGCTTACACCAACCCCGTCCTGAGTTTTGTGAGCTAACCATAGTAGATGTGTATGAGTTCATTAGGGCTAGTGCATGGCGGTTGCAAAACAATGGCTTGGGTATTGTGCTACCCCCAGGATTGAAACCAGGCACGGGAGCCAAACGCTTGGGGATTAGTCTTGTGGCGGAAGTGCCACCACAAAAGAAGAATCAACGGTTAGGACTCCAAAGCTTACTGAAGTTTAAGTGGCAACTGGCGATTGGAGATAAAACCATCTCGAAGCGGGAGTTTAATCGCTTGATGGCACTGAAATCACCGCTAGTGGAGGTGGATGGGGAATGGATGGCGTTACAACCGTCCGATGTCCGTGCAGCTCAAGAGATGTTTAAGGGTTCGACAGATAACATGACTCTGTCGGTAGAGGATGCTTTGCGGATCACTACTGGTGATAATAATACCTTGGCAAAACTACCAGTAGTGAAGTTTGAAGCATCGGGAGCGTTGCAAGAGTTAATTACTAATTTACAGGGGAATCAATCCCTGGAGCCGATTCCTCAACCAGCTAGTTTTCAGGGGCAATTGCGACCCTATCAAGCTAGAGGGATGGGCTGGCTGGCCTTTCTGGAACGTTGGGGTTTGGGTGCTTGTCTAGCGGATGATATGGGCCTTGGTAAGACGGCACAACTGATTGCGTTTCTGTTGCATCTTCAGGAAGAAGGTACCCTTAATGGACCCTGCTTGGTGGTATGTCCGACCTCTGTGCTAGGAAACTGGGAACGGGAAGTAAGGAAATTTGCGCCATCCCTGAAAACTATTGTCCATCACGGGGATAAACGCTCGAAAGGGAAAGCGTTTGCTAAGGCAGTTAAGACTAAGCAGGTGATCATTACTAGTTATTCCTTAGTACATCGGGATGCGACTACCCTGGATGGGGTGGAATGGCAGGGGGTGGTGCTGGATGAAGCTCAGAATATTAAGAATCCTAGCGCTAAGCAATCCCAAGCGGTGAAGCAACTTTCCACTAGCTTTCGGATTGCCTTAACCGGTACTCCTGTGGAAAATCGGTTGTCGGAATTGTGGTCAATTATCGATTTTCTCAATCCTGGGTATTTAGGCGATCGCCAATTCTTCCAACGTCGATTTGCGGTACCGATTGAGAAGTTTGGCGACCGGGATTCCTTGCAGACCATGCGATCGCTAGTGCAACCCTTTATCCTCCGTCGCCTCAAAACCGATAAGTCTATTATTCAAGATTTGCCCGAAAAGCAGGAAATGAATGTTTTTTGTGGTCTTTCGGCAGCCCAAGCCACGGTTTATCAACAGTTGGTGGATGATTCTTTAGCACAAATTGAAGAGGCTGAGGGCATTAAGCGCAAGGGCATGATTTTGACCTTGTTGTTGAGACTCAAGCAATTATGTAATCATCCCGCACTGTTGGAGAGTAAAGGGAAAAAGACGAAAGGGAAAACGGGAGATAATTCGTTAATGTCTAGCCAGCAGTCGGGTAAGTTACGACGGTTGGAAGAAATGTTAGACGAGGCGATTTCTGAGGGAGACCGTGGCTTAATTTTTACCCAATTTTCGGAATGGGGAAAATTGCTGAAACCCTATTTAGAGCACAAATTTGGCAAGGAAGTTTTATTCCTCTATGGCGCAACTCGTAAGAAACAACGGGAGGAAATGATTGATCGCTTCCAGAATGACCCCGATGGTCCATCGATATTTATTCTTTCTCTGAAAGCCGGTGGCACGGGATTGAATTTAACCAGAGCTAATCATGTGTTTCATGTAGACCGCTGGTGGAATCCAGCAGTGGAAAATCAAGCTACTGACCGGGTGTTTCGGATTGGTCAAAAACGCAATGTTCAAGTCCATAAGTTTATCTGTACTGGCACTGTAGAAGAAAAGATTAATGACATTATTGAAAGTAAGAAACAGTTAGCGGAACAAACTGTTGATGCTGGAGAAGATTGGTTGACTGAAATGAATACGGAACAATTGCGCGATTTGGTTTTGCTTGACCGGAGTGCGGTTATTGATGATTAA